A section of the Macadamia integrifolia cultivar HAES 741 chromosome 9, SCU_Mint_v3, whole genome shotgun sequence genome encodes:
- the LOC122088702 gene encoding uncharacterized protein LOC122088702, translating into MIELEARRERVKLNVALLKEKEEEEKKAGQKITRQSVSTGKVEGPNLRSFIRQFPAASMKGDQHGDASNATDSMRNAEETRKEKTVPPKVKQQPESSEPAGSGQSFRPGTWQPPT; encoded by the exons ATGATTGAGCTGGAGGCAAGGCGTGAACGTGTTAAACTTAATGTTGCTC ttctcaaggaaaaagaagaagaggaaaagaaagctgGACAGAAAATTACTCGGCAAAGTGTGAGCACTG GTAAAGTTGAAGGCCCGAATTTGAGAAGTTTCATTCGACAATTTCCAGCTGCTTCTATGAAAG GTGACCAGCATGGGGATGCATCTAATGCAACAGATAGCATGAG GAATGCTGAAGAaactaggaaagaaaaaacagttCCTCCCAAAGTGAAGCAGCAGCCTGA GTCCTCAGAACCTGCAGGATCTGGTCAATCCTTCAGACCAGGAACATGGCAACCACCAACATGA
- the LOC122089922 gene encoding probable LRR receptor-like serine/threonine-protein kinase At1g74360, with the protein MIMSEEDTDTPWWWLILFLIIIAGQLAAASSSHSDKEVLLELKTFLQSNNPFHRGRYTEWNNCSSPCDWPGIFCSVNERVIGINLSNYDISGKLFGNFSSISELSELDLSENTIDGPIPEDFNRCKNLRYLNLSHNILQGELNLTGLISLETLDLTVNRFYGGIGLNFPALCNNMATLNLSMNNFSGSIDDCFKECWKLQHLDLSVNNFSGQVWLGFQRLREFSVSENNLAGEISSSIFTENCTLEILDLSENHFDGSIPKGVSNCKNLYFLILADNHFTGPTPLEIGTLPNLETLLLGKNRLSREIPESLLNLSRLTFLDYSWNDFRGDIQEIFGKFQQLQYLLLHGNYYTGGLTTSGILKLPNLLRLDLSINNFTGPLPIELSEMPRLKYLFLAFNQFNGSIPPEFGNFSAIQAIDVSFNRLTGKIPPTIGKLSSLLWLMLANNSLTGEIPHEIGNCNSLLWLNLANNRLSGTIPAEISNIAQNPTLTFESNRNSSKVPFDSGECMTMKRWIPTNYPPFNFVYYQLTMKNCRKIWDSLLKGYPMFPVCAPGSIVKTLQIIGYLQLAGNQLSGKLPPEIGKLHNFTLFHIGINNLSGELPPEIANMPLVVLDVSYNGFSGEIPSELGNVKCLENLDLSNNNFSGKFPASLNDLTELTKFNLSYNPLLSGIVSSIGQLSTFEINSFLGDPLLHVQNFMNGSRSSSSRSPRPLPKKKTRMNVFLWLLIGFSVGLVPSLIFFNTYPGNLLHNWPCLR; encoded by the exons ATGATCATGTCAGAAGAAGACACTGATACTCCCTGGTGGTGGTTAATACTATTCTTGATAATCATCGCAG GTCAGCTAGCAGCCGCAAGTTCTTCACATAGCGACAAAGAAGTACTGCTGGAACTGAAGACATTCCTTCAAAGTAACAACCCATTCCACAGAGGGCGATATACGGAATGGAACAACTGTTCTTCCCCTTGCGACTGGCCTGGAATTTTTTGCAGTGTCAATGAACGGGTCATCGGCATCAACCTTTCCAACTATGACATCTCAGGCAAGCTGTTTGGAAATTTCTCTAGTATTTCTGAGCTTTCAGAACTGGATCTCTCCGAGAACACGATTGATGGACCCATCCCTGAGGATTTTAACCGATGCAAGAATCTCAGATATCTCAATCTCTCTCATAATATCCTCCAAGGAGAGCTCAATCTCACTGGACTAATCAGTCTAGAGACACTCGACCTCACTGTTAATCGATTCTACGGTGGAATTGGATTGAATTTCCCAGCACTCTGCAACAACATGGCTACTCTAAACTTGTCGATGAACAATTTCTCCGGCTCGATTGATGATTGCTTCAAAGAATGCTGGAAATTACAACATCTCGACCTCAGTGTCAATAATTTCAGTGGTCAGGTATGGTTGGGGTTTCAGAGGCTACGAGAGTTTTCGGTGTCGGAGAACAATCTAGCCGGAGAAATCTCGTCGTCCATCTTCACTGAGAATTGCACTTTGGAAATTCTGGATTTGTCCGAAAACCACTTCGATGGATCAATTCCAAAAGGGGTCTCCAATTGCAAAAAcctatattttcttattttggcGGATAACCATTTCACCGGTCCTACTCCTTTGGAGATCGGGACGCTACCCAATCTTGAAACCCTGTTATTGGGGAAGAACAGGTTATCAAGAGAAATTCCAGAATCTTTGCTGAACTTGAGTCGGTTAACATTTCTTGATTACAGTTGGAACGATTTTAGGGGAGATATTCAGGAAATATTCGGGAAATTCCAGCAGTTGCAGTATCTTCTATTGCATGGGAATTACTATACGGGAGGATTAACTACTTCAGGGATCCTCAAGTTGCCGAATCTCCTTCGATTGGACCTCAGCATCAACAACTTTACCGGTCCATTACCCATTGAACTCTCTGAAATGCCAAGATTGAAGTACTTGTTCCTCGCCTTCAATCAATTCAATGGTAGCATTCCACCAGAATTTGGGAACTTCTCTGCTATCCAAGCTATCGATGTCTCCTTCAATAGACTGACTGGAAAGATACCTCCGACGATAGGAAAGCTGAGTTCTTTGTTATGGTTAATGCTTGCAAACAATTCGCTTACAGGAGAGATACCTCACGAGATTGGGAACTGCAACAGCCTATTATGGCTAAACCTCGCAAACAATAGATTATCAGGAACAATCCCGGCTGAGATTTCGAATATTGCCCAAAATCCTACTCTAACATTTGAGTCGAATCGAAATAGTAGCAAAGTTCCTTTTGATTCTGGCGAGTGCATGACAATGAAGCGGTGGATACCAACGAATTATCCACCTTTCAACTTTGTGTATTACCAGCTTACCATGAAGAATTGCAGAAAGATTTGGGATTCTTTACTCAAAGGGTATCCAATGTTTCCAGTCTGTGCTCCTGGTTCAATTGTCAAAACTCTGCAAATCATTGGTTATCTCCAGCTCGCGGGAAACCAGTTATCGGGGAAGTTACCCCCAGAAATCGGCAAGTTGCACAATTTTACTCTTTTTCATATTGGAATCAACAACTTGTCAGGAGAGCTCCCACCTGAGATCGCAAATATGCCTCTCGTGGTCCTAGACGTCTCTTATAATGGATTCTCTGGTGAAATCCCTTCAGAACTCGGTAATGTCAAGTGCTTGGAGAACCTGGATTTGTCCAACAATAATTTCTCCGGCAAGTTCCCTGCAAGTTTGAACGATTTGACTGAACTCACAAAATTTAACCTATCCTACAATCCACTCTTATCTGGCATAGTTTCTTCGATTGGACAATTGTCCACGTTCGAGATAAATTCCTTTCTTGGGGACCCTTTGTTACATGTTCAGAATTTCATGAACGGTAGCCGCAGCAGTAGCAGTAGAAGTCCCCGACCACTGCCGAAAAAGAAAACGAGGATGAACGTTTTCCTGTGGCTCTTAATTGGTTTTTCCGTAGGTTTGGTTCCGTCGCTCATCTTCTTTAACACTTATCCGGGGAACCTCCTTCACAATTGGCCATGTTTGAGATAG
- the LOC122088787 gene encoding probable LRR receptor-like serine/threonine-protein kinase At1g74360: MSEEDTDTQWWLLILSLIMIIAAGQVAAASSISSLQSDKEVLLELKTFLQSNNPFNRGRYTEWNNNSSPCNWPGIFCSVNERVIGINLSNYDISGKLFGNFSSISELSELDLSENTIDGPIPDDFNRCKNLRYLNLSHNILQGELNLTGLISLETLDLTVNRFYGGIGLNFPALCNNLATLNLSMNNFSGSIDDCFKECWKLQYLDLGTNNFSGQVWLGFQRLREFSVSENNLAGEISSSIFTENCTLELLDLSENHFDGSIPKGVSNCKNLHFLDLADNHFTGPTPLEIGTLPNLVTLSLRKNRLSREIPESFLNLNQLAVLDYSWNNFGGDIQEIFGKFQQLQCLILHGNDYTGGLTTSGILKLPNLLRLDLSLNNFTGPLPIELSEMPRLKYLSLGFNQFNGSIPPEFGNFSAIQALDVSFNRLTGKIPPTIGKLSSLLWLMLANNSLTGEIPHEIGNCNSLLWLNLANNRLSGTIPAEISNIAQNPTPTFESNRNSSKVPFDSGECLTMKRWIPTNYPPFNFVYSLVTRKNCKKIWDSLRKGYPMFPVCAPGSIVRTLQITGYLQLAGNQLSGKLPPEIGKLHKLTLVDVGINNLSGELPPEIGNMPLTVLNLSSNGFSGKIPSELGNVKCLEYLDLSNNNFSGEFPTSLIKLTELNKFNVSYNPHLSGIVPSIGQLATFEIDSFLGDPLLLLPDFMKGNNSNRSPPPLSNSKPRGNQKKTRMNVFLWFLAGFPVGLVPSVIFFNTYPGKLLHDWPCLR, translated from the exons ATGTCAGAAGAAGATACTGATACACAATGGTGGTTGTTAATATtatccttgataatgatcatcGCAGCAG GTCAGGTAGCAGCCGCAAGCTCTATAAGCTCTTTACAGAGCGACAAAGAAGTACTGCTGGAACTGAAGACATTCCTTCAAAGTAACAACCCATTCAACAGAGGTCGATACACGGAATGGAACAACAATTCTTCCCCATGCAACTGGCCTGGAATTTTTTGCAGTGTCAATGAACGGGTCATCGGCATCAACCTTTCCAACTACGACATCTCAGGCAAGCTGTTTGGAAATTTCTCTAGTATTTCTGAGCTTTCAGAACTGGATCTCTCCGAGAACACGATTGATGGGCCCATCCCTGATGATTTTAACCGATGCAAGAATCTCAGATATCTCAATCTCTCTCATAATATCCTCCAAGGAGAGCTCAATCTCACTGGACTAATCAGTCTAGAGACACTCGACCTCACTGTTAATCGATTCTACGGTGGAATTGGATTGAATTTCCCTGCACTCTGCAACAACTTGGCTACTCTAAACTTGTCGATGAACAATTTCTCCGGCTCGATTGATGATTGCTTCAAAGAATGCTGGAAATTGCAATATCTCGACCTCGGTACCAATAATTTCAGTGGTCAGGTATGGTTGGGGTTTCAGAGGCTGCGAGAGTTTTCGGTGTCGGAGAACAATCTAGCCGGAGAAATCTCGTCGTCCATCTTCACTGAGAATTGCACTTTGGAACTTCTGGATTTGTCTGAAAACCACTTCGACGGATCAATTCCAAAAGGGGTCTCCAATTGCAAAAACTTACATTTTCTGGACCTGGCGGATAACCATTTCACCGGTCCTACTCCTTTGGAAATCGGGACGCTACCTAATCTTGTAACCCTGTCATTAAGGAAGAACAGGTTATCAAGAGAAATTCCAGAATCGTTCCTGAACTTGAATCAGTTAGCAGTTCTTGATTACAGTTGGAACAATTTTGGGGGAGATATTCAGGAAATATTCGGGAAATTCCAGCAGTTGCAGTGTCTTATATTGCATGGGAATGACTACACGGGAGGATTAACTACTTCAGGGATCCTCAAGTTGCCGAATCTCCTTCGATTGGATCTCAGCCTTAACAACTTTACCGGTCCATTACCCATTGAACTCTCTGAAATGCCAAGATTGAAGTACTTGTCCCTCGGCTTCAATCAATTCAATGGCAGCATTCCACCAGAATTTGGGAACTTCTCTGCTATCCAAGCACTCGATGTCTCCTTCAATAGACTGACCGGAAAGATACCTCCGACGATAGGAAAGCTGAGTTCTTTGTTATGGTTAATGCTTGCAAACAATTCGCTTACAGGAGAGATACCTCACGAGATTGGGAACTGCAACAGCCTATTATGGCTAAACCTTGCAAACAATAGATTATCAGGGACAATCCCGGCTGAGATTTCGAATATTGCCCAAAATCCTACTCCAACATTTGAGTCGAATCGAAATAGTAGCAAAGTCCCTTTCGATTCTGGCGAGTGCTTGACAATGAAGCGGTGGATACCAACGAACTATCCACCTTTCAACTTTGTGTATTCTCTGGTTACTAGGAAGAATTGCAAGAAGATTTGGGATTCTTTACGCAAAGGGTATCCAATGTTTCCGGTCTGTGCTCCTGGTTCAATTGTCAGAACTCTACAAATCACTGGTTATCTCCAGCTCGCCGGAAACCAGTTATCGGGGAAGTTACCCCCAGAAATCGGCAAGTTGCACAAATTAACTCTCGTTGATGTTGGAATCAACAATTTGTCCGGAGAGCTCCCACCTGAGATCGGAAATATGCCTCTCACGGTCCTAAACCTCTCTTCCAATGGATTCTCTGGTAAAATCCCTTCGGAACTCGGTAATGTCAAGTGCTTGGAGTACCTGGATTTGTCCAACAACAATTTCTCCGGCGAGTTCCCTACAAGCTTGATCAAATTGACTGAACTGAACAAATTTAACGTCTCCTACAATCCACACTTATCCGGCATAGTTCCATCGATTGGACAATTGGCCACGTTCGAGATAGATTCCTTTCTCGGGGACCCTTTGTTACTTCTTCCAGATTTCATGAAGGgcaacaacagcaacagaaGTCCCCCACCACTGTCAAACAGCAAACCCAgaggaaatcaaaagaaaacgaGGATGAACGTTTTCCTGTGGTTCTTAGCTGGTTTCCCCGTAGGTTTGGTTCCCTCGGTCATCTTCTTTAATACATATCCGGGGAAGCTCCTTCACGATTGGCCATGTTTGAGATAG